AAAGCCATGTAGGTTCCATAGTTGCTTTGAAATGAAATTACACATGGATGGCTGTTCCTTGCTCTTCCTTGATCTTTCCGTCTGTGAATAGGTGTGCTGGCATTGTTGTTAAGTATAGTTGCaaagaaatttttattcatttttcctGGTTGTATGGAGGTGGACAGGTCAAGACTTGCCATGGttgaaaatataattgattAGTTGATGATCTGTTGATCACCCGCATTAAGACTTGGATACACTGGAAAGCTGTGTTACAACATTATCAAATCTTGTCATGCTGTGTTTTTGGAAACAATttacttcatcttttttttctctctaattttctcttcctttctatCAATTTTTTGGCTTCTCTTTCCTGTGCACCAGCCTAGAATTCCCATCTTTCTCTTGTGTTCTCTCTTTTTCCATTGGTCATGTTTAAGGATCTTTTCTGGTGGCATGTTAATTGTACATGCAATTTTTAACAGCTAAGACTAATGGTGTTAACGCCTTAATGGACTTGATCTTTGGTGGGGGTGAAGTGTGATTTTTTAAATcacaagtttaaaaaatgaactcAACCCTACCATAAAGTGTAATTAAcccttattaatttattatgattaatatttgattttgtgaTCTCTTACTTCTGCTTGATGTAGTGTTTCGACTTTGGTAACTTTGTTGATATAAATTCAAGAAGACCATCCTGGCGCTGCCCACATTGTAATCAGTATGTCTGCTACTTGGATATTCGTCTTGATCAAAATATGGTTAAGGTAAGTAGCTATTTGTTTCCACTTTTCATAAGGTTTTTAATGttcttttctcttctcattgaataattattgtTCTTCCCAGGTTTTGAGAGAGGTGGGAGAGAATGTCAGTGAAGTGATTATCTCCGCAGATGGATCATGGAAGGCTGTACTGGAAAGTGATGATCACGTACATCCGGCACGAGAAAAGACCCTAAAGTGCCAGAATGAAAAGACGGAGCAACAAGAATCTACCAGCGTCTCAAATGTTTTGGATCTTACTGAGGATAATGATGAGATGGAAGTAGTCAGCGCTGGGGAAACTGAAGACAGGAAACCTATACTGGCTAGTCTTCCAGTTACTTCAAATTTAACTTTGCTGCCAGATTCAAACACTCCAAATGGGGTTAATCAAAATTCTTCTGCTCAACTAGAGGAATATTTGAATTCTGTGACGACCTCCAGTGCTTGGTCTAGTGTTTTGAATTCTGCGTTGACTGATGCTGTATCTCCTGCACTTAATCTAGAACCTGAGGGTCATGGGAATACTAATTTCACCACCTCTCTAATACAAAGTCAAAGTTCTCCCAATAATTTTCAGTTGCAACAGTCACAATATGCACATTCTGTCAATGAGTATGGGAGGTTGCTACCCAGACATGTGACTGATGCTGTATCTCCTGCTCTTAATCTAGAACCTGAGGGTCATGGGAATACTAATTTCACCACCTCTCTAATACAAAGTCAAAGTTCTCCCAATAATTTTCAGTTGCAACAGTCACAGTATGCACATTCTGTCAACGAGTATGGGAGGTTGCTACCCAGACATGTGAACAGGACTCCGATAGCAGTTCAGGCCCTGCCAGCTCAGTCTCAGACACCAAATCCACAAGAAAGACCAAGAAGTAGTTTGACTCCAAATGGTTCCTTGATTTCTCCTCAGGTTGCCCTTCCTATGGCACCCACAGCAGATGCTTTCAATTCAATATGTAGTGATATGGAAAGGCAACAGCACTTTAGAGCACATATGAATCCACTTCAGGTGTCAGATATTCCTTCATCTTTATTGCAGCGTCCCTCAGTGATACAGGTTggaattaaattattttatcccCCATATTGTCTTTTCTCCTTTTAATTATGCAGGCATTACCAGTTTTTAAGCAAGTTTGAAATCCGGGAGCACCTGTAGATTTGATGAAATAGTTACAGTTTGTTGGGATTTAGGATTAATTGTTGTTTGTTGAGCCTACCCAtacattttgttttcttattttgtgtGAACTCTTGTGTTATGTCCAGAGATCTACACTGTTCACATTTTTCTGCATCTGGTcttaatttttatagtttaaaaaaaaaaaaaattatatttgcagAGCCGGGATCATCAAGATCGTTCACATGCTTCCAGTCGTTCACATGTTTCCAGTCCATCCGTCCCACCGGGTCTTGGCCATACAGCTCCGAGTCGAATGCAAAGTCATTACAAATCAACTTCTGGGCTTTTAACtgaatttcaaaattcacacctgCAGCAAGCTTTTAACTCACGGATGCCCCAGTCTGTGGGTCAATCTTCAAGCCCTATTCCACCATCTTCGCACCCCTTGCGGACCCAAGTTCAGCAAGGTGGTGGACAAGTTGGAATCAGTCACAGAGCAGGAACTACTGGTAGCCAACCAGCTAGATATATGGTTAATCAGAACCGATATCATCCCCAGAACAGTAGACAGGCACCATCTGTTCCAGTTCTAAATCAAACGTCCAGAACAGGGCAGTCCCTTCCAGCGAGTGCTGATGGCTTAAGGGCATCCACAGGGGAGCAAAGAGGGAACATGGGAGGGATGTCACAAGCAGTTCCAAGGGCTGATGGTTTGCTGGACTCAACATCAGAGCAGAATTGGCGGCCCTCTGGTCGAATGCGTGGAAGCTTGTCAGGTCGGGCTTATTCTGAAGCTCTTAGTCAATTCATGATTCAGCCAACCCAGACAGCTCAAACTGCAAGACCACCACCAAATCTGACTCCTCCAGCATCTAGTGTTTTACCACAACTGCAGGCACTGATCGCAAATAACAGAAATGCCCGCAGTCCTCAAACATCTAATATCCAATGACACAGCCCAAGTATTCGGCCTGAGCATTTTATAGACATGCATTTATGTTTGCTTGATGGGAGGTgtacataatataatataccacGACCAATTTTGTATTCCATGGTTACCTTGTAAAGTTAATTGGTGAGTCGAATGCTGGTTATGGTCGGTCTGTATAGAGATGAATATTCAGGGTTTTTAGTTGGTAAATGAGGGTTGGATTTAGGGACTGACTGTGGCTTCTGAATATGTCTTTGGTTCAGAGAAGGTAGAGAGTTGGGGGCCGGGGGAAGGTATGTATTTACGTTGTCTTGATATTTTACAATGCTATATTGCTGTTTAACTTCACATTTCAATACATTGCGTCAGTGTTTTCTTTCTGGTGTTTGTTATTCAACCATCTTATTGCAAGCgttttcatttttaaagaaTGTGAAATTGGTAGACACATCACCATAAAAAAGCTGCTTTATTAGCATCATGTGCCAACTTATTATGTCTTCGTGTCTAAAGATAAAACTGCCGATCTTTGCTGGTTCCTAAAGAGTTATCGTTGCTCTTTGCTATGAGATATTTTTGGGCACCTAAGAACATGTCTTGTGGCTTCTTAGAATCTAAATTgtaagctatatatatataattttaattaaatagttaTAACGGGGGAgagaatttaataattttgattttcgTTACCCGGCTTTTTATATTCATATGGATTGAGATCATGTAAAATACCTACCATGTGCAGTTGCCATCGATGACTAAGATTAAGAGTTAAAAAAGtaactttcaatttcaattattgaataaagaaagttttaaaaggtaaaaaaagtagagaagttaaaatttttatgagagAATTGAGAGTACTTGTACCAGATTTtaatccatattcatatcactaaattaatttagtaatttttcaAGTGTCTCGTAGCTCAATTGACACCTAGTGTTTCTATCGGATTCAAATTTCCCCACTCTCAATTAtcaatgtattaaaaaaataatttggtaaTTTAATACAATGACCATGAACCTTGAAAACCAACTTACAATGAGAGGGTGCTTGAGAGGTTTAAACACATAGTTAAGCTTATACTTAATTCATATGagacactaggatcataacatacGTTTTAGTTTCTTCTTTTCCACATTCTTTGTCTTGAGTCTCAGCATTACCATCCTCAGTCTTGCGCATCAAATTTTTGGCAGCATCTGCAGGAGACATGTCTACCTCTTCCAACAACTGGCTGATCCTTTCAAACAGTGGGCGTGACTCAATTTCCAAATAGTTCTTAGCCAATTCCTTGAAAGCTTCAAACTTGCAGTGGAATAACTCAATGTGCTTGTCCATTCTTACTCTTCGAATGAGAGCCGGGTCGAGTTTTTCAAAATAGCTAGTCGTGAATGCAATgattttttctcctccacaggCAAAGCTAATCCCATCAATGAAGTTCAAAACCCAGAGAGTTTAACCTTGCTATCAACACCATCAcaatcttctttttcctttcgcCAATTAAGTCCAAAGAACAATCAATATCCTCAAACACAATGATTGATTTATTACATATCTTACTAAACATCCTTCTTAACTGTGTGTTATTCTTAATAGAAGTCAATTCAATATCATAAACAACATAGCCCAAAAAATTAGCCATGGCAGCAATCATGGTGGACTTTCCTGCTCCCGGTGGACCATAGAGGACATATTAATGCTTCCAAGCCTTGCTAATCTTTGCataatactttttttctttactgAAAGTAACAAGGTCATTGATAATCTCCTCCTCCTTTGGATCCATTGCAGGAGTTTGGAAAGTCACAGGATGCTCAAAAACTACACAGGTCCATAACTTGTTATTGTCATTGTCCTCCTTGATAGGATTATTTGTGTGCAGCCTCTTTTGCGTTCTATTCAACTGGATTTCCCTGCCTTCTGAAACCACATACTGCAAATATTTCTTAGTAACGATTTGAAGGTACTTGTTGAAAGTAAGCTCATAAAACCTCCTCTCATTATCAGAAGGATAGTAAGATATTGAGTTGGATCGGGACACAATCTTTCCTGAATACTACTTAAGCTTAATACCTTGATAGCACATCGAATGGAGGGTACTAGCAGAGGATGGATTTTCAATCTGGCATTTAGTGTCTGGAAGCATGGACTGCATGGAGTGATTGCTTCCTCTCCGTTGGGGAGAACTTGTGTTGCTCCTTCTCATGAGGATTTGCAAGTTGAGAGAATGTTTCCTGGACACCCTCACTGTCCCGCTAAAGTGGTAAGGATGGTTTAAGAGTTTACtgtatttattttcaaaatttatttacttatctGATAGGATTTCACTTACATTTATTTCATTatgattgttctttattatcaggCTAAGATActaaatgaatttctttttagTGTAAGTGAATTTCAAACCCAGATTCCTTATTTGACGGCAATGAACTTTACTAAGTAAAGTTATATTGCATGTCTTTACCAAAACCATTTAGGAACATCTAAGAGCATCCgcattcatttttttcaattctatcatattttaccatctaaaaagtcactttatcaattatacaataccattttttaCTACACCCagcatcaaaacttctattttccaattctactcattaaaataatatattttcacattaaaatATACAAAAGGTCTCTCAGtgttccaaaaaagaaaaacccaagaaaCAACCACGCCACCGGCCAGCAACCACCACCACGCCACCGGCCAGCAACCACCATCACAACCAAactcaccaccaacaacaacaaaaaaaaaacaactaccGATGCTCAGAAAAACAACCACCTCGGCACCACCCCGAAAtcacaaaaaacaacaaaaaacaaccaCAAAAAATCTAAGTCACGGCGATCAACCCATGAGACCCACGATCCACGGCGATCTCGGCTCCACCCCGATCCACCACCACGGCACCACCTCGAGACCCACGGCGGCTTAGTCACGGCAAGCATGGCACCACCCCGACCTGCCACATCTACCTCCACATCAAACCCGAGCGCCACCAACCCATGAGACCCACGATCCACGGCGATCTCGGCTCCACCCCGATCCACCACCACGGCACCACCCCGAGACCCACGGCGGCTTAGTCACGGCGAGCACGACACCACCCCGATCCACGGCCACGGCACCACCCCGATCTGCCACATCGAACCATGCTCCACCCAATTTGAGACCCACGGAGGCTTGATTCAagggaaaatagagaaaaaaaggaaaaaagaaaaagaaagggaagacAGGGACGAGAGAGGGAGAAGGATTGAAGGAGAGAATCAGCGaactgaaaaagaagaaagaaaaaaagagagaaaagatgagAGTACTGGTGAGAGGGTGAGAAGATAAAGCAACAGtagaattaataaaataataatatttggttttacaattgagctacaatgtgattctacatttagaatcacactgtagctcaattgtatttttttttacaatagttgtattttacatttttcaatgGAGCTGATGTTTTGAGCCTAAATGGTATAATATCCTTGCATTTGCCATATGCCCTCTTCGTTGCTGATGCTCTAATACCAGTGATGTTTTGGTTGccttgtaaagttgtaatttgacctaattgcAACTTCTAAATATATCTTTATTTGATAGAAAGATTCTAGTTGGGAGGGGAGAAAGGGAATCTATTTATATTTGTCTTGATATTTTACGATGATATTAAAATAGATCTCAAATAGAGAAGATCCTAATGCCCAAAATGTGAGGATAGCCCTCTGCCAGAGCGTTTAGTAATAGAAACAGCAGCTAGCATTACAGTAAAatttcccctttttcttttattccaaTATTAGAGAAGAATATTCAAATATTAGAGAAGAATATGGggccattttaaggttaccaAGTATTAACACACATATATCTGCCATGGCCTTGATCGAGGCTTTTGATAATTCCATAGTTGATAATTCCATAGTTGGGGGTGAGTATTAGGAGGTATTAATCAGTTGAGCTACAAAGTTTTTGGCGACCTTAATGATTGAGTTTTATGACCCAAGTTCTTGCATTTTTTAAGAACGgaaaaattgaatgaaattttaTGTTACATTTCAGAACTGAGTGAAATTTTAAGCAGCATTCCAGCTTCTTTAACACATGGAATCCATTGAACGGTTTCAGACAACTACAGTAACTATGAAACAAATCCTAACTGAACTACAAAAGATAGCAGTGttccacaaaattaaaattttcttatttctaGCCAACACAAATCCAATGGGTTTTGAAGTTTAAACtcatgacctcaccctccacttttcactttttacaattttaaacgAGAGGATATGCTATTTGAACTATAGCTCGTTGTCACAACCTAGACAAATAGAAcctaatagaaaattttaaaaaacaaatgataaacaaacgctgatagaaaacaaaattggtgttcaaagagaaaaatcagATCTCGCTGTCACTGTGATCTCAGCTGGTGCTTGGCATTAATACTCCCATTTCTTCAACTCCATACCGTCAGGTGCAGTGGCTTCCACCTTCTTTGAACCCACGTCAGTCCAGTCTGTTGATAGCACTGTCCCATTGGACTCCATCTGTAATGTTGAAATGTCACATTAGAACTCTCAACGAGtttaagaagaaaaggaaatctCCAAGAAAGTTTGAACATTGCTTGTTTAAATAAAGGATTTAAcagggaaaaaaagaataaaaagaaaatatagaataaGGGTAGCTCTATGCCTCTTATCTACTGAATTCTACAATatgattctcaacaaaaaaaaaaaaaagaattctacCATATAAATCAAAGCA
This genomic stretch from Castanea sativa cultivar Marrone di Chiusa Pesio chromosome 1, ASM4071231v1 harbors:
- the LOC142611189 gene encoding uncharacterized protein LOC142611189, whose product is MAGTAVTPSPAAGSMTGLNIGANVSASFVNSFRVAAVAERLATHVQPDFVSDDVEFFNLCLSLARGIDYAVANNEVPPKAQDLPLLLKQVCQRKNSLLLQAPIMVLMISVKNACKIGWFSKKETEELFALANELGSSFCSPGDINTGDSGSLSSVSKIMERFYPRMKMGQTLASLEVQPGYGAYVIDFHISKNTAHSPQEKIWLFVAQTDSIETSACVISPPQVNFLLNGKGVDRRTNVHVDAGPQLPTNVTHMLKYGTNLLQAVGQFNGRYVIFVAFMSVMSSPDTPVLPDYVQPAVATVDSDSDIIEGPSRISLNCPISYARIGTPVKGHSCKHLQCFDFGNFVDINSRRPSWRCPHCNQYVCYLDIRLDQNMVKVLREVGENVSEVIISADGSWKAVLESDDHVHPAREKTLKCQNEKTEQQESTSVSNVLDLTEDNDEMEVVSAGETEDRKPILASLPVTSNLTLLPDSNTPNGVNQNSSAQLEEYLNSVTTSSAWSSVLNSALTDAVSPALNLEPEGHGNTNFTTSLIQSQSSPNNFQLQQSQYAHSVNEYGRLLPRHVTDAVSPALNLEPEGHGNTNFTTSLIQSQSSPNNFQLQQSQYAHSVNEYGRLLPRHVNRTPIAVQALPAQSQTPNPQERPRSSLTPNGSLISPQVALPMAPTADAFNSICSDMERQQHFRAHMNPLQVSDIPSSLLQRPSVIQSRDHQDRSHASSRSHVSSPSVPPGLGHTAPSRMQSHYKSTSGLLTEFQNSHLQQAFNSRMPQSVGQSSSPIPPSSHPLRTQVQQGGGQVGISHRAGTTGSQPARYMVNQNRYHPQNSRQAPSVPVLNQTSRTGQSLPASADGLRASTGEQRGNMGGMSQAVPRADGLLDSTSEQNWRPSGRMRGSLSGRAYSEALSQFMIQPTQTAQTARPPPNLTPPASSVLPQLQALIANNRNARSPQTSNIQ